One Solanum lycopersicum chromosome 2, SLM_r2.1 genomic region harbors:
- the LOC104645809 gene encoding G-type lectin S-receptor-like serine/threonine-protein kinase At1g61550 isoform X1, which translates to MGFRQAWKVLLICLISCYIIQTYYCNASDTIQQSWKLLVGETLTSASQVFEFGFFTPANSDKRYLGIWFKNIPPIKVVWIANRESPLKVSDSAASLSISENGNLVLLDGTQTVIWSSNVSISSNKTVAVVLLDSGNLVLKDNVSGQTFWESFDYPCDTFLPGMKIGFNSKTGEKWLLSSWQKENDPSPGNFSIGISEQLSPQFFVWNKFTPYYRTGEWNGLKFIGLPCIDSAAYIIQFVFQQDFQEGTTYFTFLPNTSFLNFVELQSTGSVQVVQWTNGDPAWEIYATMVRAPCDIYNTCGPSAVCSKHNFPICSCLRGFVPQSGDEWSKGNWTGGCVRRTELLCQQKGNTLSPGVGLQDRFLKLSGLKLPDLAAIFRLDSASECEKLCLNNCSCTAYAYVAGIRCMVWSGDLLDMQDYSYSGEDLFLRLAYSELVFPGKRKFKRTLIICSAVFSCLFSGFALFCLLKHKIHQTGQKRKGARSFSLGDSCYISKDYTVESLWIGNLKKEDPIELPLIEFEVIASATNNFNEENKLGEGGFGPVFKGKLKDGPEIAVKRLSNRTGQGIEEFKNEIVLISKLQHRNLVRLLGCCIEGEEFLIIYEYMPNRSLDKSLFDASQKELLDWPKRFNIIQGVARGLLYLHRDSCLNIIHRDLKVSNILLDEDMNPKISDFGLARTFQKQQQLVHTHRVAGTYGYMSPEYALRGVFSEKSDVFSFGVLLLEIISGKKNSSFHYVEENLNLLNYAWKLWSEQRGLDFMDGTLINSFSPEEIPRCLHVGLLCVQEHPRDRPTMADIILMLNSEMKCSSPKQPTFKFETYLDLDGSAKDNERCSVNEFSASLSQGR; encoded by the exons ATGGGATTCAGACAAGCCTGGAAAGTTCTTTTGATCTGTCTAATTTCTTGTTATATCATTCAAACATATTACTGTAATGCATCAGACACCATTCAGCAATCCTGGAAACTTTTAGTAGGAGAAACATTAACATCTGCTAGTCAAGTTTTTGAATTTGGATTCTTTACTCCAGCCAATTCCGATAAAAGGTACCTGGGGATATGGTTTAAAAATATCCCTCCTATTAAAGTTGTGTGGATTGCAAACAGAGAAAGTCCACTTAAAGTTTCTGATTCTGCTGCGAGTCTATCAATTAGCGAAAATGGAAACTTGGTGCTTCTTGATGGTACACAGACTGTTATCTGGTCAAGCAATGTGTCTATCTCTTCTAATAAAACAGTTGCTGTTGTTCTCCTGGACAGTGGGAATTTGGTGCTTAAAGATAATGTCTCGGGACAAACCTTCTGGGAGAGTTTCGATTATCCTTGTGATACTTTCTTGCCAGGAATGAAAATAGGTTTTAACAGTAAAACCGGGGAGAAATGGCTCTTGTCTTCTTGGCAGAAGGAAAATGACCCCTCACCCGGAAATTTTTCTATAGGGATCTCGGAGCAACTTTCACCTCAGTTTTTTGTATGGAACAAATTCACTCCTTACTACAGAACCGGGGAGTGGAATGGACTGAAGTTCATTGGTTTGCCTTGTATAGATTCAGCAGCCTATATAATTCAGTTTGTTTTTCAGCAAGACTTTCAAGAGGGAACCACATATTTCACCTTTCTTCCAAATACTTCATTCCTAAATTTCGTGGAGCTTCAGTCTACGGGATCTGTTCAAGTTGTTCAGTGGACCAATGGAGATCCAGCTTGGGAAATTTATGCTACAATGGTACGTGCACCATGTGATATATATAACACATGTGGACCTTCAGCAGTCTGTAGCAAGCATAACTTCCCAATTTGCAGCTGCTTAAGAGGGTTCGTGCCACAGTCTGGTGATGAATGGAGCAAAGGAAACTGGACAGGTGGTTGTGTGAGACGAACTGAATTACTCTGTCAGCAAAAAGGAAATACTCTATCTCCAGGGGTTGGACTGCAGGACAGATTTTTGAAGCTTAGCGGACTGAAACTGCCTGATCTTGCTGCTATTTTTCGCCTTGACAGTGCAAGTGAATGTGAAAAATTGTGCTTAAACAATTGTTCTTGCACTGCTTATGCTTATGTGGCAGGAATTAGGTGTATGGTGTGGTCTGGTGATCTTTTAGATATGCAGGATTACTCGTATTCAGGGGAAGATCTTTTCCTTCGGCTTGCTTACTCAGAGTTAG TTTTTCCAGGTAAGCGGAAGTTTAAAAGAACACTAATCATATGTTCTGCAGTATTTTCCTGTCTCTTTTCTGGTTTTGCTCTATTTTGTTTGCTCAAGCACAAGATTCATCAAACAG GACAGAAGAGAAAAGGAGCCAGAAGCTTCAGTCTGGGTGATTCATGCTACATTTCAAAAGACTACACAGTGGAAAGTTTATGGATTGGTAAtttaaagaaagaagatccaatTGAACTTCCACTGATTGAATTTGAGGTAATTGCCTCAGCAACAAACAACTTCAATGAAGAAAACAAACTCGGGGAAGGAGGTTTTGGTCCAGTTTTCAAG GGAAAGCTAAAAGATGGTCCAGAAATAGCTGTGAAAAGACTTTCTAATCGAACGGGGCAAGGCATAGAGGAGTTCAAGAATGAAATTGTATTGATATCAAAACTCCAGCACAGGAATCTTGTACGACTCCTGGGATGCTGCATTGAAGGGGAAGAGTTTCttataatatatgaatacaTGCCAAATAGAAGCTTGGATAAATCTCTCTTTG ATGCTTCACAAAAAGAACTGCTAGATTGGCCTAAACGGTTCAACATCATTCAAGGTGTTGCTAGAGGGCTATTATATCTACACAGAGATTCCTGTTTGAACATTATCCACCGGGATTTGAAGGTTAGCAATATCCTTTTGGATGAGGATATGAATCCAAAAATTTCCGACTTTGGTTTAGCAAGGACATTTCAAAAGCAGCAGCAACTAGTGCATACTCACCGAGTAGCTGGAACATA TGGATACATGTCTCCTGAATATGCTTTGAGGGGAGTATTCTCGGAGAAATCTGATGTCTTCAGCTTCGGAGTCTTGTTATTAGAAATCATAAGTGGGAAGAAGAATTCAAGTTTCCATTACGTTGAAGAAAATCTTAACCTCCTCAATTAT GCATGGAAATTGTGGAGTGAACAAAGGGGATTAGACTTTATGGATGGGACATTGATCAACTCATTTTCTCCAGAAGAGATACCGCGATGCCTACACGTTGGCCTTCTCTGTGTTCAAGAGCATCCTAGGGACCGTCCTACTATGGCTGACATAATTCTCATGCTCAACAGTGAAATGAAATGCTCAAGTCCTAAACAACC
- the LOC104645809 gene encoding G-type lectin S-receptor-like serine/threonine-protein kinase At1g61500 isoform X2 — MKIGFNSKTGEKWLLSSWQKENDPSPGNFSIGISEQLSPQFFVWNKFTPYYRTGEWNGLKFIGLPCIDSAAYIIQFVFQQDFQEGTTYFTFLPNTSFLNFVELQSTGSVQVVQWTNGDPAWEIYATMVRAPCDIYNTCGPSAVCSKHNFPICSCLRGFVPQSGDEWSKGNWTGGCVRRTELLCQQKGNTLSPGVGLQDRFLKLSGLKLPDLAAIFRLDSASECEKLCLNNCSCTAYAYVAGIRCMVWSGDLLDMQDYSYSGEDLFLRLAYSELVFPGKRKFKRTLIICSAVFSCLFSGFALFCLLKHKIHQTGQKRKGARSFSLGDSCYISKDYTVESLWIGNLKKEDPIELPLIEFEVIASATNNFNEENKLGEGGFGPVFKGKLKDGPEIAVKRLSNRTGQGIEEFKNEIVLISKLQHRNLVRLLGCCIEGEEFLIIYEYMPNRSLDKSLFDASQKELLDWPKRFNIIQGVARGLLYLHRDSCLNIIHRDLKVSNILLDEDMNPKISDFGLARTFQKQQQLVHTHRVAGTYGYMSPEYALRGVFSEKSDVFSFGVLLLEIISGKKNSSFHYVEENLNLLNYAWKLWSEQRGLDFMDGTLINSFSPEEIPRCLHVGLLCVQEHPRDRPTMADIILMLNSEMKCSSPKQPTFKFETYLDLDGSAKDNERCSVNEFSASLSQGR; from the exons ATGAAAATAGGTTTTAACAGTAAAACCGGGGAGAAATGGCTCTTGTCTTCTTGGCAGAAGGAAAATGACCCCTCACCCGGAAATTTTTCTATAGGGATCTCGGAGCAACTTTCACCTCAGTTTTTTGTATGGAACAAATTCACTCCTTACTACAGAACCGGGGAGTGGAATGGACTGAAGTTCATTGGTTTGCCTTGTATAGATTCAGCAGCCTATATAATTCAGTTTGTTTTTCAGCAAGACTTTCAAGAGGGAACCACATATTTCACCTTTCTTCCAAATACTTCATTCCTAAATTTCGTGGAGCTTCAGTCTACGGGATCTGTTCAAGTTGTTCAGTGGACCAATGGAGATCCAGCTTGGGAAATTTATGCTACAATGGTACGTGCACCATGTGATATATATAACACATGTGGACCTTCAGCAGTCTGTAGCAAGCATAACTTCCCAATTTGCAGCTGCTTAAGAGGGTTCGTGCCACAGTCTGGTGATGAATGGAGCAAAGGAAACTGGACAGGTGGTTGTGTGAGACGAACTGAATTACTCTGTCAGCAAAAAGGAAATACTCTATCTCCAGGGGTTGGACTGCAGGACAGATTTTTGAAGCTTAGCGGACTGAAACTGCCTGATCTTGCTGCTATTTTTCGCCTTGACAGTGCAAGTGAATGTGAAAAATTGTGCTTAAACAATTGTTCTTGCACTGCTTATGCTTATGTGGCAGGAATTAGGTGTATGGTGTGGTCTGGTGATCTTTTAGATATGCAGGATTACTCGTATTCAGGGGAAGATCTTTTCCTTCGGCTTGCTTACTCAGAGTTAG TTTTTCCAGGTAAGCGGAAGTTTAAAAGAACACTAATCATATGTTCTGCAGTATTTTCCTGTCTCTTTTCTGGTTTTGCTCTATTTTGTTTGCTCAAGCACAAGATTCATCAAACAG GACAGAAGAGAAAAGGAGCCAGAAGCTTCAGTCTGGGTGATTCATGCTACATTTCAAAAGACTACACAGTGGAAAGTTTATGGATTGGTAAtttaaagaaagaagatccaatTGAACTTCCACTGATTGAATTTGAGGTAATTGCCTCAGCAACAAACAACTTCAATGAAGAAAACAAACTCGGGGAAGGAGGTTTTGGTCCAGTTTTCAAG GGAAAGCTAAAAGATGGTCCAGAAATAGCTGTGAAAAGACTTTCTAATCGAACGGGGCAAGGCATAGAGGAGTTCAAGAATGAAATTGTATTGATATCAAAACTCCAGCACAGGAATCTTGTACGACTCCTGGGATGCTGCATTGAAGGGGAAGAGTTTCttataatatatgaatacaTGCCAAATAGAAGCTTGGATAAATCTCTCTTTG ATGCTTCACAAAAAGAACTGCTAGATTGGCCTAAACGGTTCAACATCATTCAAGGTGTTGCTAGAGGGCTATTATATCTACACAGAGATTCCTGTTTGAACATTATCCACCGGGATTTGAAGGTTAGCAATATCCTTTTGGATGAGGATATGAATCCAAAAATTTCCGACTTTGGTTTAGCAAGGACATTTCAAAAGCAGCAGCAACTAGTGCATACTCACCGAGTAGCTGGAACATA TGGATACATGTCTCCTGAATATGCTTTGAGGGGAGTATTCTCGGAGAAATCTGATGTCTTCAGCTTCGGAGTCTTGTTATTAGAAATCATAAGTGGGAAGAAGAATTCAAGTTTCCATTACGTTGAAGAAAATCTTAACCTCCTCAATTAT GCATGGAAATTGTGGAGTGAACAAAGGGGATTAGACTTTATGGATGGGACATTGATCAACTCATTTTCTCCAGAAGAGATACCGCGATGCCTACACGTTGGCCTTCTCTGTGTTCAAGAGCATCCTAGGGACCGTCCTACTATGGCTGACATAATTCTCATGCTCAACAGTGAAATGAAATGCTCAAGTCCTAAACAACC
- the LOC104645809 gene encoding G-type lectin S-receptor-like serine/threonine-protein kinase At1g11330 isoform X3 produces the protein MEIQLGKFMLQCCLRGFVPQSGDEWSKGNWTGGCVRRTELLCQQKGNTLSPGVGLQDRFLKLSGLKLPDLAAIFRLDSASECEKLCLNNCSCTAYAYVAGIRCMVWSGDLLDMQDYSYSGEDLFLRLAYSELVFPGKRKFKRTLIICSAVFSCLFSGFALFCLLKHKIHQTGQKRKGARSFSLGDSCYISKDYTVESLWIGNLKKEDPIELPLIEFEVIASATNNFNEENKLGEGGFGPVFKGKLKDGPEIAVKRLSNRTGQGIEEFKNEIVLISKLQHRNLVRLLGCCIEGEEFLIIYEYMPNRSLDKSLFDASQKELLDWPKRFNIIQGVARGLLYLHRDSCLNIIHRDLKVSNILLDEDMNPKISDFGLARTFQKQQQLVHTHRVAGTYGYMSPEYALRGVFSEKSDVFSFGVLLLEIISGKKNSSFHYVEENLNLLNYAWKLWSEQRGLDFMDGTLINSFSPEEIPRCLHVGLLCVQEHPRDRPTMADIILMLNSEMKCSSPKQPTFKFETYLDLDGSAKDNERCSVNEFSASLSQGR, from the exons ATGGAGATCCAGCTTGGGAAATTTATGCTACAATG CTGCTTAAGAGGGTTCGTGCCACAGTCTGGTGATGAATGGAGCAAAGGAAACTGGACAGGTGGTTGTGTGAGACGAACTGAATTACTCTGTCAGCAAAAAGGAAATACTCTATCTCCAGGGGTTGGACTGCAGGACAGATTTTTGAAGCTTAGCGGACTGAAACTGCCTGATCTTGCTGCTATTTTTCGCCTTGACAGTGCAAGTGAATGTGAAAAATTGTGCTTAAACAATTGTTCTTGCACTGCTTATGCTTATGTGGCAGGAATTAGGTGTATGGTGTGGTCTGGTGATCTTTTAGATATGCAGGATTACTCGTATTCAGGGGAAGATCTTTTCCTTCGGCTTGCTTACTCAGAGTTAG TTTTTCCAGGTAAGCGGAAGTTTAAAAGAACACTAATCATATGTTCTGCAGTATTTTCCTGTCTCTTTTCTGGTTTTGCTCTATTTTGTTTGCTCAAGCACAAGATTCATCAAACAG GACAGAAGAGAAAAGGAGCCAGAAGCTTCAGTCTGGGTGATTCATGCTACATTTCAAAAGACTACACAGTGGAAAGTTTATGGATTGGTAAtttaaagaaagaagatccaatTGAACTTCCACTGATTGAATTTGAGGTAATTGCCTCAGCAACAAACAACTTCAATGAAGAAAACAAACTCGGGGAAGGAGGTTTTGGTCCAGTTTTCAAG GGAAAGCTAAAAGATGGTCCAGAAATAGCTGTGAAAAGACTTTCTAATCGAACGGGGCAAGGCATAGAGGAGTTCAAGAATGAAATTGTATTGATATCAAAACTCCAGCACAGGAATCTTGTACGACTCCTGGGATGCTGCATTGAAGGGGAAGAGTTTCttataatatatgaatacaTGCCAAATAGAAGCTTGGATAAATCTCTCTTTG ATGCTTCACAAAAAGAACTGCTAGATTGGCCTAAACGGTTCAACATCATTCAAGGTGTTGCTAGAGGGCTATTATATCTACACAGAGATTCCTGTTTGAACATTATCCACCGGGATTTGAAGGTTAGCAATATCCTTTTGGATGAGGATATGAATCCAAAAATTTCCGACTTTGGTTTAGCAAGGACATTTCAAAAGCAGCAGCAACTAGTGCATACTCACCGAGTAGCTGGAACATA TGGATACATGTCTCCTGAATATGCTTTGAGGGGAGTATTCTCGGAGAAATCTGATGTCTTCAGCTTCGGAGTCTTGTTATTAGAAATCATAAGTGGGAAGAAGAATTCAAGTTTCCATTACGTTGAAGAAAATCTTAACCTCCTCAATTAT GCATGGAAATTGTGGAGTGAACAAAGGGGATTAGACTTTATGGATGGGACATTGATCAACTCATTTTCTCCAGAAGAGATACCGCGATGCCTACACGTTGGCCTTCTCTGTGTTCAAGAGCATCCTAGGGACCGTCCTACTATGGCTGACATAATTCTCATGCTCAACAGTGAAATGAAATGCTCAAGTCCTAAACAACC